DNA from Leptospira harrisiae:
GTCGTCGGCCTCGATTCCATTCATTTTATACATAGGAAATTCCAAAGCCTTTAACATTTCGTAAATTGTATGAAGTTGAGGTTTTAAATCCTCAGGCATTGGTTTTCTATGAGCTTTGTAATCTTCATACAAATCATTTCTTTCGAGTCTTGTTCCAGGATCAAAGGTAAAGGCAATGTGAGTTACTTTTTCGTCTTGAAGGAGTTTGAATAACATCCTCCAAAATCCAAAGACTGCTCCGCTGGGGAGACCTGTTTTGGAATTGGTTAGGTTGGAAGCTGCAAATGCAAAATAAGCTCGGAAAGCTAATGCATGGCCATCAATGATAAGAAGTCTTCCACTCATATTCCTTCTCCGTACAAAGTATCTCCTAAAAAGGAATAATAGATTAGTTTTGTTTTTTCAACTGTTTTGGTAACAGAAAATCGTTTTACTGAAGATTTGTTGAAAGCTCCGAACTTGGTTCTTAATTCTTCTGATCCAACTAGTTTGTCTAGACCCAAGGCAATACTTTCCGAATCGCCCACCGAACAAACATAAGCTCCTTCATTATGATCTAACATTTCTCCAATCCCACCTCCGTTCGTAGCAACAATGGGAAGAGCCGATGCCATCGCATCCAAAACAGAAGTTCCTAGACCTTCTTCTTTTGAAGTGAGGGTGAAAATGTCGAATAAAGAGAGGAGTGCAGGAATATCTTTTCTATATCCAGTAAAAATAACTTTATTAGAAATTCCTAATTGTTCTGCTTGTGTTTTTAATTTGTTTTCTAGTTTTCCATCACCAACGATCATTAGTCGGAAGTCAATATTCGTTTTCATTTTTGAGATTGCATTTAGAAGAGTTTCTTGGTCTTTGTGATCGACTAAGGCTGCCACATTTCCGATGATGATACATTTTTTTGGAATGTGAAATTCTTCTCTTAAATATTCGTGTGGAGCAGATTTCGAAAATCGTTTTAAATCAATTCCAGAATAAACGGTGATAATTTTTTCAGGTGCAATTTTACTTTCAATCATCACAGCTTTGATTTTTTGCGAAACAGGTAGATAATAATCGTTAGCTGGGTGTTGGTATTTCCATCGTGAGAAAAAACTGGACTTTGGTTTGAAATCCACTCTTCTTGAAACAATCAACGGAATGTTTAAATGGTTTCGTTTCGCAAGTAATGCAAGTGTATGTGCATGTGCTGTATGAGTATGAATGAGTTTTATGTTCTTTGAGATACAGAGGGATCGAATATTCTTATATGCTTTTCTGTCCCATTCCCCACGCATTTCGATTGGTATAAATTCGTAACCGTTCTCTTTGCATTTTGTTTCTAAGGGAGAACCAGGTTGTCCTACAACAATTTGAGGAATTTTGAAATTGGTAAGTCCTTGGACTAAATAAAAAAGCTGTTGTTCTCCGCCACGCCACTCGCGTGAAGTATTGATATGAAGGATCAAATTATAAGTGTTTGGAACGGTCGTATTCGAGTGCGATGATGGAACCCATAACTTTGAATCCCGCCGGTGCTTCGTCTACCATTCCTTCTCCGTGAAACATTACTTTAACGGAGTCCATCATGGCATTGATAATTTTCAATCCTTTTCCCATGTTCTTATGTTTTTGGCTGGAACCATTATAAGGAAGGGTGTCCGGTTTTTTACTTTGGTGATTTTTGATATGGTCGAGGAAGGTACTAAAACATTGAGATTGGTTGGACCGAAGAAGTTCTTTGTCGGTTTCGGGAAGCGATCCTTCTTCCGATAATCCTGATCCATAATCTAAGATATAAAGAGTGAATTTTGAGGAGTCAATCCTCCAGCGACAGATGATGGTTTCATCGCAATGACAAGATACATTGGCAGATACTGCGTTTGTCAGTGCCTCATCAGCAGCAAGTTCAATGTGCATGACATTTTCTGTGTTGAAGCCATTGTCTTCCAAGGTTCGTTTGAGTTCTTTTCTGAAATGTTTAACGGAAGACATGTCAGGAGGTAAAAACATCGCATACGACCCAGGAGAGGGGCATAGCAAATACGGTAAAACTTCTGATGGTGCTGTCAACTGCCGCTTTTTCCCCCTCTCTTACTCATATTACACGAACAAGAGGGAGAAAAAAAGTCAAAAATCCTTTAATTAGGAAATGCTTAGGAAAAAATTTCCTAAATGGAGATCCCGAGAGCCTTTGCTAGCTGCTCCATTCGTTTGAGAAGCTTCTCTTGGCCAAGTAGGCTAAAAAGGATGGGAAGTTCCAAACCATGAGATTTCCCCGTTGTGATGGCCCGAATGGGCATAAAAAGAGTCCTACCTTTTTCCCCAGTGGTTTCTCCTGCCTTTGCCATGGCTTCTTTGTATTCATCTGGAGAGGTGAGTGGTTTTGCTTTCACCGTTTGGTAAAAAGCAGAAACTACCGTCTTGCCATTTCCTTCCAAAATCAGTTGTTTCGCTTCTTCATTTTCAAATTGGAGATTTTCTAAAAAGAATTCTTCGATGTAGGGTGGAGCTTGTATGAGTCTGTCCAAATACACACGCACTGAATCTAAAATGGAAAGGAGTTGTGGATTGGTTCCTATTTTGTATTCTTCTGGAATTTGGCAGTCTTTCAGAAAGGGTTCGAGTTCCTTTCCTAAAGTTTCTATTTTTACATCACGGATGTATTTATTCGACATCCAGTTGAGTTTTGATTTCGGGTTTAGATATTCTGCAAGTCCGAGAAGGGATAACTTATTGAAATCAACTGTTTCCTTTTCTTCTTCTTTGAGTTTTTTGAACACATCAAAGGTAGCAGGGGATTTGGAGCAGCGTTCCACATCAAAGACGGAACAAAGTTCCGCATCACTCATATATTCTTTACCATCAGGCGAAGTCCAACCGAGGAGTGCCATATAGTTTCTCATGGTATCACTGGAATAACCTAAGTCGCGGAAGGCAAGGACGGAGGTAGCTCCCGCACGTTTGGAAAGTTTTTTCCCATCGGTTCCTACAATTTCACTCGCATGAGCAAAACGTGGAAGTGGAAATCCAAAGGCTTCAAATATTAAAATTTGGCGAGGGGTATTGGAAAGATGTCCCACTCCGCGAATCACATGAGTGATTTTCATGAGTGCATCATCGATCACCACAGCATAGTTATACGACGGAAACCCATCGGACTTCACAATAATAAAGTCACCAATGAGTTTGGATTCAAACTTTACTTTTCCTTGGATCATATCATCTACGATGACAATTTTATGAGGAGTTTTGAATCTTACTGTAAAAGGAATTTTTTTCTCAATTTGAGATTGGATTTCTGCATCAGTAAGGTCTGAACATTTCCCATCATAGATGTATGGAATTCCCATCGCATCGGCTTGTTTTTTTTTGCCGTCGAGTTCTTCTGCAGAACAAAAACAACGATACGCTTTTTTTTCAGAGATCAGTTTGTCTGTGTATTCTTTATAAATATGAATTCTTTCCGATTGAGTGTATGGGCCGTTCGGGCCACCCACACCTGGACCTTCATCCCACTCCATACCAAGCCATTTCAAAGATTCTAAAATAATTTTGAAAGATGCTTCTGTGGAACGATCTTGGTCAGTGTCTTCAATACGAAGTAAAAACTTTCCTTTTTTTGCTTTCGCATATAAATAATTAAATAAAGCGGTTCTTGCTCCTCCTACATGGAGAAATCCGGATGGGGACGGGGCAAAACGAGTGCGAACTTCTGTCATTTCATTTCCTCTTTGAGTAAAAAGTCTCCGATCCGTTTATAACCAAATGGTTCTTTTGTTTTAGAAGTAAGTCCATTGGTGTATGGCGGAACAAAGAATATCTGTGTATCATTTTCTTTATAGATTAGTTTAAAAAATAGTTTATCGGATTCTGTTTCGTTTAATTCATAACGAAGTTGTAGATAGTCATAATGATTGGATATATGTTCCGATTTGATTGTACCAGCTTCTTGTTTGGAAAAAACTGTGGAGTTGGCAAAAAATTCCATACTTCCCAAACTATGAGACCAACGACTATCACCGCCAAGTTCGGAACGAATTCCTTCTTCAAGGAGTTGTGCTGTATCCCCACCTAATTCAAATATGTCGAATTCTTCGATGGAAGATTTAATTTCATTGGAATTGTTTTTGTTTTCTAATAGGGAAGTAAGAGTTGAACCCTTGGTTTCTGAAAAATAAGAGTTGGTATAAAAAAAGAAAATACGTTTTTCTGAGTCTTCTTTTTTGAATTTTCCTACTTTTCGATTCCAAATGATCTTATAAGATTCAAAAGGTTCGTTTCCAAACTCAGCTTTGATTTTTGATAATAAGTTACTGTCATAAGCAATGAAACTGAGCTCAATTTTCTCTGCATATCCGACGGATTTGCCAGGTTCCCATTCAATGAATCGGAAGTGAGATGAACCTTCTCTAAAGAAAGTTGAGTTCATTTTTCTAGGTGATTTGATGTATAAAACGGAAGCCGGAATTTCTGAAATTGACTCTCTAGTGATGAGTGATTTCAGGTTCTGGCAGTTGGATCCAGAAAAAAAAATCAAAGTACATAAAAGCCAATAGAATCGGGAGTATACTTGAGTTTCTGGGGACATAGACCGGTGCGTATCGCCAGTCTAAAAAGGGAAAACCGCTTGACAAGTCAATTCACCCCATCCCTGTGTCATTTGGAACCATGAAGAACGAAGAACAGTATCCGAAACGCCCCTTTGAAGACCAAGTGAATGATGACCAAAGGAAATACTCTCGCTATGTATGCGATTCAAGAGCCATTCCGCAAGAAATTGATGGTCTAAAGCCTGTTCAACGGAGGATTTTATGGGCGATGTGGAACTCGGATGCTCGTAACCGCCATACCAAAACGGTAAAAGTGGCAGGACTTG
Protein-coding regions in this window:
- a CDS encoding glycosyltransferase translates to MILHINTSREWRGGEQQLFYLVQGLTNFKIPQIVVGQPGSPLETKCKENGYEFIPIEMRGEWDRKAYKNIRSLCISKNIKLIHTHTAHAHTLALLAKRNHLNIPLIVSRRVDFKPKSSFFSRWKYQHPANDYYLPVSQKIKAVMIESKIAPEKIITVYSGIDLKRFSKSAPHEYLREEFHIPKKCIIIGNVAALVDHKDQETLLNAISKMKTNIDFRLMIVGDGKLENKLKTQAEQLGISNKVIFTGYRKDIPALLSLFDIFTLTSKEEGLGTSVLDAMASALPIVATNGGGIGEMLDHNEGAYVCSVGDSESIALGLDKLVGSEELRTKFGAFNKSSVKRFSVTKTVEKTKLIYYSFLGDTLYGEGI
- a CDS encoding ATP-binding protein; its protein translation is MTAPSEVLPYLLCPSPGSYAMFLPPDMSSVKHFRKELKRTLEDNGFNTENVMHIELAADEALTNAVSANVSCHCDETIICRWRIDSSKFTLYILDYGSGLSEEGSLPETDKELLRSNQSQCFSTFLDHIKNHQSKKPDTLPYNGSSQKHKNMGKGLKIINAMMDSVKVMFHGEGMVDEAPAGFKVMGSIIALEYDRSKHL
- the gltX gene encoding glutamate--tRNA ligase, which translates into the protein MTEVRTRFAPSPSGFLHVGGARTALFNYLYAKAKKGKFLLRIEDTDQDRSTEASFKIILESLKWLGMEWDEGPGVGGPNGPYTQSERIHIYKEYTDKLISEKKAYRCFCSAEELDGKKKQADAMGIPYIYDGKCSDLTDAEIQSQIEKKIPFTVRFKTPHKIVIVDDMIQGKVKFESKLIGDFIIVKSDGFPSYNYAVVIDDALMKITHVIRGVGHLSNTPRQILIFEAFGFPLPRFAHASEIVGTDGKKLSKRAGATSVLAFRDLGYSSDTMRNYMALLGWTSPDGKEYMSDAELCSVFDVERCSKSPATFDVFKKLKEEEKETVDFNKLSLLGLAEYLNPKSKLNWMSNKYIRDVKIETLGKELEPFLKDCQIPEEYKIGTNPQLLSILDSVRVYLDRLIQAPPYIEEFFLENLQFENEEAKQLILEGNGKTVVSAFYQTVKAKPLTSPDEYKEAMAKAGETTGEKGRTLFMPIRAITTGKSHGLELPILFSLLGQEKLLKRMEQLAKALGISI